The proteins below come from a single Miscanthus floridulus cultivar M001 chromosome 1, ASM1932011v1, whole genome shotgun sequence genomic window:
- the LOC136485677 gene encoding uncharacterized protein, producing the protein MALEIEHTHLPIRGLNLHVAHVGKGDLGTVVFLHGFPEIWYSWRHQMLAVAAAGYRAIAPDCRGYGLSDQPPEDEEASLDDLVADVLGILDALSVPKAFLVGKDFGAMPAYEFALQHPDRTRGVVCLGIPFSPVPMSLDTMPEGFYIMRWREPGRAEADFGRFDVRRVVRTVYVLFSGAEIPIAKEGQEIMELADLSTPLPAWFTEEDLDAYAKLYEKSGFGYPLKMPYRAIHKIPNRLDAKFQVPVFMVMGEKDYCFKFPGFETAMRSGIMNNFMPDLKIAYIPEGSHFVQEQLPEQVNDLLLGFLSDHPSAA; encoded by the exons ATGGCGCTGGAGATCGAGCACACCCACCTCCCCATCCGCGGCCTCAACCTCCACGTCGCACACGTAGGCAAAG GTGACCTGGGCACGGTGGTGTTCCTGCACGGCTTCCCGGAGATATGGTACTCGTGGCGCCACCAGATGCTGGCCGTGGCCGCGGCGGGGTACCGCGCCATCGCGCCGGACTGTCGCGGGTACGGCCTGTCCGACCAGCCGCCGGAGGATGAGGAGGCCTCCCTTGACGACCTCGTCGCCGACGTGCTCGGCATCCTCGACGCCCTCAGCGTCCCAAAG GCGTTCTTGGTGGGCAAAGACTTCGGCGCCATGCCGGCGTACGAGTTCGCGCTGCAGCACCCGGACCGCACCCGCGGCGTGGTGTGCCTGGGGATCCCCTTCAGCCCGGTGCCCATGTCCTTGGACACCATGCCCGAAGGCTTCTACATCATGCGCTGGCGC GAGCCAGGCAGGGCGGAGGCCGACTTCGGCCGGTTCGACGTGAGGCGCGTGGTGCGCACCGTCTACGTGCTCTTCTCCGGCGCCGAGATCCCGATTGCCAAGGAAGGGCAGGAGATCATGGAGTTGGCCGACCTGTCGACGCCCCTCCCGGCGTGGTTCACTGAGGAGGACCTGGACGCCTACGCCAAGCTCTACGAGAAGTCCGGCTTCGGCTACCCGCTCAAGATGCCGTACAG AGCTATACACAAGATCCCGAACCGGCTGGACGCCAAGTTCCAGGTGCCGGTGTTCATGGTGATGGGGGAGAAGGATTACTGCTTCAAGTTCCCGGGGTTCGAGACCGCCATGCGCAGCGGCATCATGAACAACTTCATGCCGGACCTCAAGATCGCCTACATCCCGGAGGGGAGCCACTTCGTGCAGGAGCAGCTCCCGGAGCAGGTCAACGACCTGCTCCTCGGCTTCCTAAGCGACCATCCCTCCGCGGCATAA